From the Falco biarmicus isolate bFalBia1 chromosome 19, bFalBia1.pri, whole genome shotgun sequence genome, one window contains:
- the LOC130141608 gene encoding olfactory receptor 14C36-like, translating to LHYGTLLGSRACVHMAAAAWASGFLYAALHTANTLSLPLCQGNALGQVFCEIPQILKLSCSHTYLREVGLIVSGASLFFGCFVFIVLSYVQILRAVLRIPSEQGRHKAFSTCLPHLAVVSLFLSTAMFAHLKPPSISSPSLDLVVAVLYLVVPPANVCMHSTFSIA from the exons ctgcactacgggaccctgctgggcagcagagcttgtgtccacatggcagcagctgcctgggccagtgggtttctctatgctgcgctgcacacggcaaatacactgtcactgccgctctgccaaggcaatgccctgggacaggtcttctgtgaaatcccacagatcctcaagctctcctgctcacacacctacctcagggaagtggggcttatTGTGTCTGGTGCCTCTTTATtctttggctgttttgttttcattgttctgtcCTATGTGCAGATCTtaagggctgtgctgaggatcccctctgagcagggacggcacaaagccttttccacgtgcctccctcacctggccgtggtctccctctttctcagcactgccatGTTTGCCCACCTGAagcccccctccatctcctccccatccctggacctGGTGGTGGCAGTTCTCTACTtggtggtgcctccagca AATGTTTGCATGCACTCCACTTTCTCAATAGCATGA